The stretch of DNA TCTCGTGGAGATTCTGCAGCGCGATTCGATTGTGACAATGAGAACAAAGGAAATTCCTCAGAAGCGACCCTGAAGCATGCACTGCTTTGCGGAACAGGATACAACATCCACCAAAGGCCAGTGAAGAACCAACAGGATCGAGTGGCAATGTATATCGGAGCGGACGTTATGAACGTGGAGTTGGTAGGTATCGGTTTCCGACTCATCTCGATTTCTCCGTGAGTTGAATATATCGTATAGGTGGTGTTAACATTTAGTACTGGTTACAGTGTCATTCTCACCTTTTTGCTACACCTGTGGTATTTTCAAAATCAATCGAACTAATGTAGACGATAGTAAGCTCGAAGCAATTGATTGTTTTTCCAATGGCTCCTCCCGGTCTAGCAGCATTTCAATCAACATATCACAAGTGGGTAAATTATGTCTCGTGAGTTTACTACAAACAGTACTCACAAGGCGCGATAGACATTTTGACCTCCTATGAATATGTGGGACCGTGCCATGACTGTGTATTGTGTAGACACACTAATTTATACAATTGTAATTTAATGGAATAGCCGACAATTGTTTGGACAATTTCGTTGAAGAAGTAGACTCGAGAGAACAATTGACGACTGTTACCGACTATGTCTATAGCATAAAAGTGATGCGGTTGTTATGTTCGACATTGTCAAGATAAAGTGCAATTCAATGTAAACTGCATTGTTCGAAAagacaataagttttttgtgcaCATCCACTGGGATTGATATTTCATGATTTGAATGCCCCCACAGTTATGTTGAGAATATTTTATGTAACAGGATAAACATCGTCAAGGTTGAATTTATATGTCTTTCCTTTATTTCAGATGCACAACACAAATGTGAAACTCGAAATCACAGTTGAACTCTCGATGGTTGGTAAATTTTATTGTGATAACTGAGCGATTCCATTTGAATTGAAAGGtcgatttttttggattttttgatttgactcAATTTTTACAGACGCATTCTTTATGACCAAAAAGGACAATTTGTATCATCAGTTTTCCATTTTGACTCTGGCCTTACTTTTGAGAAGTACCGGTTAGTCCGATTGGTTTGGTGTCTTCcgcaatgcacaatggtccaggaaatgtaattaagtggaaattagcaattagggctcgacagttattctctagacaaaaactgtcttcgacaaagttgttacatacgatagagcgctcattttgatgttattaaaaatagggtgaccaaaattgtcgatgaaataaaaaatctaactttcttatctttatagatagaggtaaacatagttcgacaatgttatagttctagttatttgagacatctttgtcaTTTGAGACATCAAagtctatctcttgaaataaccgatatagcgccttatTTCTAAGTTGCGATAGAGtcactatgaaaaaaaaaacgctattttttgctccaacttttatatttaaaattctacatacaaactgtcttcggaagacttttagagcttactaatacaaatattttgcgatgcagaacttgtcaatatctcaactttactcaaagttattgatatttctcccaaaaaaatacgctctattcaattgtttgtcattctttctggggcaaacataacaaagtttattgacagcatttgaaagagcatattccaCTCTACGTGATGTgtgatttttatgttattttttgtgtttgagtaaattaaaattgaaatcatgagtttttgggtaaaaacatcaataactttcagaaggattaagatattgacaagttctgcatcgcaaaatgttggtcttgataagctctaaaagtcgtacgaagacagttttgatgtagaatttgaaatataaaagttaaagcaaaaaaacccgttttttcatggccaccctaatgcaacttacaaaaaaaacgcgctaaatcgattatataaaaatatagaaaaaagctttgttctacaaagttgtttaaaatgattggggctacaacattgttcaaCTATATTTATctgtatctataaagataagaaagttagatttttttatttcatcgacaattttggtcacccttttttttgataacataaaaatgagcgctctatcatatgtaacaactttgttgaagacagtttttgtctaaagaacaaatatctcgCACACAGTTGTTTCTtgcgctttctatctaagttacattagggtaaccatgaaaaaacgggtttttttgtcgtaaattttatatttcaaattctacatcaaaactgtcttcatacgacttttagagcttatcaataccaacattttgcgatgcagaacttgtcaatatctgattcctacttaaagttattgatgttttttttacccaaaaactcatgatttcaattttaatttactcaaacacaaaaaataacatagttttgaaaaccacgtattatatagagtgaaatttgttctttcaaattccgccaacaaacattttttatgtttgccccagaaagaatgacaaacaaatgaaaagagcgtgttttttgggaaaaaaatatcaataattttgagcgAAGTTGAGGTATTGACAAGTtccgcatcgcaaaatgtttgtattagaaagttctaaaagtcttctgaagacagtttgtatgtagaatttgacatACAAAAGAAAgagcaaaaaacatttttttcatggtgaccctaacgtaacttagaaaaaaggcgctatatcggttatttcaagagatagaaaaatctTTGTtcgacaaagatgtctcaaataagtgggactacaacattgtccaactatgtttacctctatctttaaagataagaatgttatattttttatttcatcgacaattttggtcatcctattttagataacataaaaatgagtgctctgttgtatgtaacaactttgtcgaagacagtttttgtctagagaataactgtcgagctctgaatgctaatttccacttaaatacatctcctggaccattgtgcaatgttttAGATTATTATTGGGGctattatctatatatatatatataaatggatttctgtctgtctgtctgactcttatggactcgaaaactactgaaccgatcaacatgaaatttggtatgtaggggtttttgcgGCCGGgatggttttcgtgatagtttgagacccctccctctctctaagggggggtgtcatacaaattaaacataaatttctgcattactcgagaattattcaagcaaatgaaagcaAATTAGGCATACtgaggttctagggtgcaataaatgtttctatggtagttagactctccacccccctctctaagggggggctgccatacaaatgaaacacaaatttctgcattactcaagaactaatcaagcaaatgaaaccaaatttgacacgtgaaggttttagggtgcaatcaatgtttctatggtggttagattctccactcccctctctaagggagggggaggggggcgtTTGGTGTGTGGGTCTTCACAATTCGACACCAAGCgctcaaattttcgaaaaagctTCAAAACTATTCAACTTTTTAACTCTGATGAGAACAATACTCCTTTACTGGATATTAAGTACAAAGTTAACACAAACACAAATACATAAAGTGAACCGAAATATCTCTTATAAACAAATCGAACCGATTGTGTACTTAGTGATTCATCATGTGTTGATTCATCTTTATGTTTTAATATGTGACGGCGATGAATCTCTTTGAGCGACATGTGATAGGTGATAGCAACTGAGCATCTCTTCATAACGAACCGAACCGAGAGtatgcacacacacatacgcaCACCTATTCATGCTCCGATGACTCATAATCCTGGGCACAGAAGTCAAATAATGTTAATATAACATAAATGAAACCAGAAAATTCAAAGTAAAACATTATAACACCAAATGATTTTTCTTTCTTCGTTCTCGCTCCAATatatgaaaattgattttttgcgaTCCAGAACATCGATGGGAACACCAAATAGGTTTAACTGTCAACCAAAAATCTATACACtcgcgatgaaaaaaaacaaacgaaaaacaaactgaaaaaaatacactgtACACGGTACTATGTTATACATCGGTTTCCAATTGGATTTAGCTAGAACCAGAGATCTTTTACTGATATTCACTATattgcatatatattataccaaCTTTAATTGATTCCagctttttaaaaaaacaattccACTTTTGCCATGAAGGATTAAAACAAAACCCAGATTATTCATCACGTATTATGTAGCAGTTGGTTTCATTCAAATACATATAGACAAGATGAACACGCGACGAAAAGAGAACCGCACCGTAGCCAAACGAGCAGAGACCGGGATCGCACTAACACACGCGAAGAACAGAAAAACCTCTGCTGAATATATCATTTTTCATTCTTAATTCCCGTAAATTCCCGTAGGAAGCACATTTTTACACGCGATTAACTTATTTTTGGACCGAAATTCCCGCTAAACACCGACACTTGAAGGGTAAACAATGAGCACAAACGCGTACGTCTAGACTGCATCACCGCTCAATCTCCATCTCCCGCAATTTCATAGAATTGTTTGTTGACTATTACTCTTTCAAGTAATTAGCAAGTTTTTACTTTtatgttagattttgtttactccCTTACATGACTTCTTTAACGTTTGCCAATATGcgttgacaaaaataaaagcccgccaccaaaaaaataatattaaaatcactcATAACCTTTGAGTAACCCCTCGTTTCCTCATGTTATGACAGCCAAAGTTGTGCGGTATTGTTAGCAATCGATATTGAAGCGATATAAACAAAGTGTTGTTTACATAGTATTGGAAACAGCATTTCATaacgattttctcaattttgttcgaataaaaaataattttgttaagTAAGAATAGCAATTTCATGAgtctttattttaaaaaaacaacatttttcattGCATATATTTAGCCACATTTTTTTTACTAGTACGTAAAATAAACATAGAAAACAACTATAAAAGCCCGAGTTCGAGAAATAacaaatcacacaataaaagCGAAAAAGTTAAAAGCATCAATACTTAGTGTGGCCTCCTGAAGCTTCAATGACCTATTAAAGACGTTTGGGCATACTATCGACAAAGTTCTGGAGGTGCTGATGGTCGATTCGGTTGCACGCCTTCCGGAGAGCCGTGAAATAAGTGTCCTTACTAGTGACACCATCTTTCACCACTTTGTTGTCGAGAATGACCAATCGGGTTAAGATCAGTACTTTGTGGTGGCCATTCAAGGGGTTTTGTTTTGCGTGGACGGGAATAGGCTTTGGTCTTCTAAGCAGTATGCTTCGGGCCAATGTTCTGTTGGAAAACGAAACTGCTTCGTAGGCCAATTTTCCGAAGCGGTTCTTTCAGGTTGCCATCTAGGATGTAGACATCTGCTGTCATAATATTCAGGCAATCTTTGCAATCAaccttttctcaaaaataaggCTAGAGTCAAAATGGCGAACCGATGATACAAATTTTCCTTTTTGGTCACAAAGAATGCGTCTGCAAAATTTGAGTCaaataaaaaacacaaaaattgattttatgaaaaaaatcatcatttgcGGTGGAACAGCTAAACTTTTTTTCCTAAAGCCTGTTTCAGTTgtaatttggtcgcataaagtagaaataaaaaatacaaataacgtACAAAAATGTGATTGATGTCATTTAGTAGGTTTTTAAATAAACTTCAAGGGAAAAATGCATGAAAATTATTCGTCCGCTGTTCGGATGAGTCttcgaacttttcgtgtgataccACTCATCGTTTTCTGCACAATACTGCTAGTAACCGTATTTGCTATCTTGTCCCACCACTTTTCCATTTGAGTTGGTTTTGCTACATTTCTTCAGTTTGCTTTTGATAATTGCCCAATATCTGTCGATGGGACGAAAATCCGAACAATTTGgggattgatattttttcaatgaaatcgaTCTTGTTCTCCTTATACCACTTGACGACATCCCGACTGTAACGGTGACGGAGACCTGTTCTCTATACTTAAAACTTTTCCATTCATTGTTGCCCCAGTGATGAAAACTTTTGTCTTCTCTCCACAACTTCAGATTCCTTTGCCAAATCTTCAACTTACGGGTAAACAACTTTGAACCTACCTACTTTTACGCTTTCCTTTTTACCAGCTCAAATGGAAAAGGAGAAGAACAACGTAACCAATACagtgaagaataattttcatgtatttgtacaTGTATCTACAAAGtgacatccttccctttttggtacgttgtttttatgctgagagatgtcctactttatgcggccaaattataactgaaacaGGCTTTACACAACAAGAGGTGTTTTCACTCCCCACACAGCAATGGTATGACGCGTTCCTCCACTGGAACAAAAAGGATAAtgggaacatccacacactgtCCGTATCGGAACAATACATATGGACACCAAAGTTGGCAGCAAAATCTCTGCTGAAGTATGGCTTGCCCTCCGCTTCCCTCAAAATACGTTCATAAAAACGAGTTTCATTTACAGGTCCCGCGTTCAAGGAAACAATCACTGTTTCCAGTCTAAGTGCTATTTAAGCTCCGACGGAGAGGTAATCTTCACGATGCTGTGCACATTCCAAATCGATTGCCTGGACAACTCCCGCCATTGGGCCTTCGAAACAAAGGGATGTCCGCTGAGGATATTCACACCAGAGTATGACATCAACCAGCTCTCACTGTTTCACTTCCAGCGACGGCTTTCCTACTCGGTAACGGGAGTCCTACCGTACAAAATTACGTCCTTCCAGATGGCCATCGTGAACAATTCGGTAAATCCCGAGTTCAGAATGGATATAGTTGTGGGGAGAATGATCGGACCACATCTGATGATCTTTCTTCTGTTGATACTCTGTAAGGTTATTGAAATATGATGATGTTCGGTGCGTATACTAATCTAACACTTTTCCAGTATTGATTGCTCTGAATCTCATGATAACGTGGTTTCGAATTGATACTACTGTTCGAGCCATGATGAACCTGACCTCGCTAGCCCTGCATGTGGCCTACACTCTCATCCTGTATTGGTATTCGAAAACCAAAATGGAACCAGCACTCGGATTGGCGAATCTCCTCTTGGCTTCGTCGGCGATAACAGTTCTGCTTATAGGCGAGCTAGTTTACTCGGAAAAGGTTTACAAACGTGAAGCAACGAGAGTTCCACCTGTCCTTCAAACAATCCATCTGGCTATCAGGAAGAATGTCACGATCAGACCGTTTATCCAAATCGGTTACATCAACTTCGATAACTATTTAATAAAATCGACCACTGAGCCGGCGGAAGCAGCAATGTCAAACCACGTGGAGAACTCACCGATGACGACAGATGCCACCATAATCGATCACGCTGATTCGGACGAAGAAGCCAATCTCAGCCAAATGAACTGGAGCGAGTTTGTGCAGCCCTTCGATCGTATGATTTTCTGTGGAATCTTCACTGCCTATGCGCTGATGCTGCTGGTGTTCTGTCTTGcgtaagacaaaaaaaaaccccaaTATAAACCAAATAGACGAACAGCTCAATTAAATGATAAtatgctagattttttttttcgctggcTTGGAAAATTAGTTATCCGGGAAGCAATCGTAAGCCGGAAAAGTACAATGAAAAGCGATCACCTTCTGATGAGAATCTAATGTGTTCGGTAGATTCCAATGTATGTTATTGGAATGAATTTATAAGTTTAATAGATTGTAGAAAATAATTCCGAAAATTGTTCTTCAAGAATATCACACTTTATTCTCGATCCATTcttattttttctatattttgccCAATAGATTGGAAGGCCTACTCGGATATGAGTTTATATTTGAATTCCTCGCTCGAAATAAAAGCACCGTAAAATGACGATGAAAATGTCTGGTTTGCACTTTACCACTCTTTTTCTTGCGACATCCGTTCAATATTTGTTCGTATTTCTTCAGGACTCTCGAtcttagccttgaaaaaggttgtttttggaaaattatggGCCACAGGAACACTTGTCTTTCGATTAGAGGAA from Toxorhynchites rutilus septentrionalis strain SRP chromosome 3, ASM2978413v1, whole genome shotgun sequence encodes:
- the LOC129777576 gene encoding neuronal acetylcholine receptor subunit beta-3-like isoform X1; translated protein: MLNHRHRAVFLVITFGIFGLPGGIAGGDSAARFDCDNENKGNSSEATLKHALLCGTGYNIHQRPVKNQQDRVAMYIGADVMNVELMHNTNVKLEITVELSMQWYDAFLHWNKKDNGNIHTLSVSEQYIWTPKLAAKSLLKSRVQGNNHCFQSKCYLSSDGEVIFTMLCTFQIDCLDNSRHWAFETKGCPLRIFTPEYDINQLSLFHFQRRLSYSVTGVLPYKITSFQMAIVNNSVNPEFRMDIVVGRMIGPHLMIFLLLILLLIALNLMITWFRIDTTVRAMMNLTSLALHVAYTLILYWYSKTKMEPALGLANLLLASSAITVLLIGELVYSEKVYKREATRVPPVLQTIHLAIRKNVTIRPFIQIGYINFDNYLIKSTTEPAEAAMSNHVENSPMTTDATIIDHADSDEEANLSQMNWSEFVQPFDRMIFCGIFTAYALMLLVFCLA
- the LOC129777576 gene encoding neuronal acetylcholine receptor subunit beta-3-like isoform X2, whose amino-acid sequence is MLNHRHRAVFLVITFGIFGLPGGIAGGARFDCDNENKGNSSEATLKHALLCGTGYNIHQRPVKNQQDRVAMYIGADVMNVELMHNTNVKLEITVELSMQWYDAFLHWNKKDNGNIHTLSVSEQYIWTPKLAAKSLLKSRVQGNNHCFQSKCYLSSDGEVIFTMLCTFQIDCLDNSRHWAFETKGCPLRIFTPEYDINQLSLFHFQRRLSYSVTGVLPYKITSFQMAIVNNSVNPEFRMDIVVGRMIGPHLMIFLLLILLLIALNLMITWFRIDTTVRAMMNLTSLALHVAYTLILYWYSKTKMEPALGLANLLLASSAITVLLIGELVYSEKVYKREATRVPPVLQTIHLAIRKNVTIRPFIQIGYINFDNYLIKSTTEPAEAAMSNHVENSPMTTDATIIDHADSDEEANLSQMNWSEFVQPFDRMIFCGIFTAYALMLLVFCLA